One window from the genome of Flavobacterium agricola encodes:
- a CDS encoding ATP-binding protein, with protein sequence MNFNPVKLALLWYVVTAPALGVAQTISHDSLVNLVTKAGRAYQELDTKASLRHAQNALNHAYESNDVLLLARIYNIIGLNYTEYGEYKKAEEAFLNGLRVLENNDDIRIKSWIETNIANLYQVYFKDYNQAIDYHLKSLENSKQLNSEYDVLLSTLNLSILYFDKLDFELGNKYLKEAEKFLFKINEPEIFITYNSLKAAYAKHKNELKKAEKYYLEALKYCETNPEKFKLISTHEMELYDDVARLYAKLGDMTKGYDYLLKHITLKDSLYSKEKTDAMVNFANQIDLDEYKRQINEVEKLNEEQQKTIFYSKIVGGLLTFIVLNLVFSVILLKRNQKQKNKLIAEIESKNIELEKARAKAEELSDLKTQFISNVSHELRTPLYGVIGLAKILEQDFPELKNNKVLQSLNFSADYLMSLITDLLEIQKIESQNISIDLKPYPIKKELQNIVESLSIYAQKNNNKVIIVKDDFVVKSVETDKLKLNQILFNLLSNALKFTSNGTITVTVSQKIVSNNSVELTYEVKDTGSGISEKNLETIFEKFSQFHTKGSEYQGTGLGLPIVQQLIQVLGGSITVKSKVGVGTVFTFTIPCLAHHLKINDAADAYSVPFDCADLHVLLVENNEINRMVSQHAFKKHNIACTVVANAKEALAVLQQQTFSVILTDINMAEIDGFELAKRIRKLNIKTPIIALTAYSKQDIAKDLALTDIQEVVTKPYDFDYLFKIIHDIIVTKK encoded by the coding sequence ATGAATTTTAATCCCGTTAAATTAGCTTTGCTATGGTATGTAGTTACTGCACCTGCTCTTGGTGTTGCTCAAACTATTTCGCACGACAGCTTGGTTAATTTAGTAACTAAAGCGGGTAGGGCATATCAGGAATTAGATACCAAAGCTTCATTACGACATGCTCAAAACGCATTAAACCACGCGTACGAAAGTAATGATGTACTTTTATTGGCTCGTATTTATAATATTATCGGTTTAAATTATACCGAATATGGAGAATACAAAAAAGCCGAAGAAGCTTTTTTGAATGGTTTGCGTGTATTAGAAAATAATGATGATATTCGAATTAAATCTTGGATAGAAACTAATATTGCTAACCTTTATCAAGTTTATTTTAAAGATTATAATCAGGCAATTGATTATCATTTAAAATCGTTAGAAAACTCCAAACAACTTAACTCGGAATACGACGTATTACTTTCTACGTTAAATTTAAGTATTTTATATTTTGATAAATTAGATTTTGAACTTGGAAACAAATATCTAAAAGAAGCAGAAAAGTTTTTATTTAAAATTAACGAGCCCGAAATATTTATAACCTATAATTCATTAAAGGCTGCTTATGCCAAACATAAAAATGAATTAAAAAAAGCCGAAAAGTATTATTTAGAAGCTTTAAAATATTGCGAAACCAATCCGGAAAAGTTCAAACTTATTTCGACTCACGAAATGGAGCTTTACGATGATGTTGCGCGTTTGTATGCCAAGTTGGGCGATATGACCAAAGGTTATGATTACTTGTTAAAACACATAACCTTAAAAGATTCTTTATATTCTAAAGAAAAAACGGATGCCATGGTTAACTTTGCCAATCAGATTGATTTAGACGAATACAAACGTCAGATTAACGAGGTTGAAAAGTTGAATGAAGAACAGCAAAAAACTATTTTCTATTCTAAAATAGTTGGTGGTTTGCTTACCTTTATTGTACTAAACTTAGTTTTTTCGGTTATCTTATTAAAACGCAATCAAAAGCAAAAAAACAAACTGATTGCTGAAATTGAATCTAAGAATATTGAACTCGAAAAAGCAAGAGCCAAGGCCGAAGAACTTTCAGATTTAAAAACACAGTTTATCAGCAACGTTTCGCACGAACTGCGCACGCCTTTATACGGTGTAATTGGTTTGGCTAAAATATTAGAACAAGATTTCCCGGAATTAAAAAACAATAAAGTTTTACAATCCCTTAATTTTTCGGCTGATTATTTAATGAGCTTGATTACCGATTTACTTGAAATTCAGAAAATAGAATCTCAAAATATTTCGATTGATTTAAAACCTTACCCAATTAAAAAAGAGCTGCAAAATATTGTAGAAAGCCTTAGCATTTACGCTCAAAAAAACAACAATAAGGTTATAATAGTAAAAGATGATTTTGTAGTTAAATCGGTAGAAACAGATAAGCTAAAACTCAATCAAATATTATTTAATTTATTAAGTAATGCTTTAAAGTTTACTAGCAATGGTACTATTACTGTTACGGTATCGCAAAAAATAGTTTCTAATAATTCGGTAGAATTAACTTATGAGGTTAAAGATACCGGCAGCGGAATTTCTGAGAAAAACTTAGAAACTATTTTTGAGAAATTTTCTCAGTTTCATACCAAAGGTTCCGAATATCAAGGTACCGGATTAGGATTACCTATTGTACAACAATTGATTCAGGTTTTAGGCGGATCTATAACCGTTAAAAGTAAAGTTGGCGTTGGTACAGTGTTTACTTTTACTATTCCTTGTTTGGCACATCATTTAAAAATAAATGATGCTGCTGATGCATATTCAGTTCCGTTTGACTGCGCAGATTTACATGTTTTATTGGTTGAGAACAACGAAATTAATAGAATGGTAAGCCAGCATGCATTTAAAAAGCATAATATTGCTTGTACGGTAGTAGCTAACGCAAAAGAAGCTTTAGCTGTTTTACAGCAACAAACTTTTTCGGTCATTTTAACCGATATTAATATGGCAGAAATAGATGGTTTTGAACTTGCTAAACGCATACGTAAACTAAACATTAAAACGCCAATAATTGCTTTAACGGCCTATTCTAAACAAGATATTGCGAAAGACTTGGCCTTAACCGATATTCAAGAAGTGGTTACTAAACCTTACGATTTTGATTATTTGTTTAAGATAATTCATGATATAATAGTAACTAAAAAATAA